One window of the Sphaerochaeta associata genome contains the following:
- the recR gene encoding recombination mediator RecR — protein MTALENLIQTLSRLPGIGPKSASRLAYHLIKTDKGYNTALAEAIATIQDKIFPCSICGSFTEYDPCPICSESSRDRTQLCVVEQPQDVLTLQSSGAYNGLYHVLGGAISPLDGIGPEHLSFSKLVKRIDEGGFTELIIATNPTEEGDTTALYLRHILKHHPELSITRLASGLPIGGDLEYADRITLARSLRGRVRF, from the coding sequence ATGACAGCACTGGAAAATCTCATCCAAACCCTTTCCCGCCTTCCGGGCATCGGTCCAAAAAGCGCATCTCGTCTAGCCTATCACCTGATCAAGACCGACAAGGGATACAACACCGCCCTCGCTGAAGCAATCGCAACCATCCAGGACAAGATTTTCCCCTGCTCGATATGTGGAAGCTTCACCGAGTACGATCCCTGTCCCATCTGCAGTGAATCCAGCCGCGACCGCACCCAGCTGTGTGTCGTAGAACAACCCCAGGATGTGCTTACCCTGCAATCAAGCGGAGCCTACAACGGCCTGTACCATGTCCTCGGAGGTGCAATAAGCCCCCTGGACGGCATAGGACCTGAGCACCTATCCTTTTCCAAGCTGGTCAAGCGCATTGATGAAGGCGGCTTCACTGAATTGATTATCGCAACAAATCCCACCGAGGAAGGGGACACCACAGCACTCTACCTTCGTCATATCCTGAAGCATCATCCCGAGCTCTCCATCACCCGCCTTGCCAGCGGACTGCCCATCGGAGGCGACTTGGAGTATGCAGACAGAATCACCCTGGCCAGATCGCTTAGGGGAAGAGTCAGATTCTAG